The Candidatus Desulfofervidus auxilii DNA segment ATTCTTCTGTGCCTTTCAACATTTCCTCTCTTTCACTTTCCGTCATGGGTTTGCTAAAACCACCAGGCACTGCTGCCATAGGATGAATAACTTTACCGCTAAAGTGTTCTACTAACATAGCTGCCAATTGCCTCATCTTGATTACCTTTGTTCCTAATTCAGGATTAGATTTAAATATACTGAACACATTTCTTGATTCAGCCTCAGGTCTTATGTAGTCAGGGGCTACTAGAAAGTAAAAATGCAGGGTTTTATTAGCTATCCAGGCTAAGTGTTGCATAAGGCGTCGCAGTTTGTCTCCGGCAGCAGGTAGTGTAGCCCCAAAGATTTTGTCAATGGCTTTATTTGAAGCTAGATGATTATCCCAAGAAGAGATACCACAAATGCGATTAACAATCCTGGGTATTTCTTCAGCCGGACGTCCAATACAAAACTCCTCAAAACCACGCATGGAAGGAATGACTATTTTTGTTTCTGCCACGTTACCATTATCATCTAAATCTATCATTATCTTAGCATGGCCTGTAATCCTAGTTATGGGATCAATGGTTAGAGTTTTTCCCATTTTCTACCTCCTTTATCTTTTAGGTAATGGTCTTAAATTATTATGTGCCCCGATAAACCGATTAAGTAAGGCCCTTCTATCTGGCACACCCTGAGGACTAAGACCAATAGAAGACCAGGCAGACATCATGTCTACCATGGGTTTTGCCCCTTTTCTTATGGGACCAAAACAGCCACGACATCCTACTCTAGCCCTGATACATCTGGGAGCGTCACTATCCCCTCGGCAACCTGCCCTGGTTACTGGACCCAGACAAATAAAACCCTGTTCCATAACACAGCGCATGGTATCCAAGGATTCTTCAGGAGAAAAAGTTAAGTTTTCAAAGAATCGCTTGGTGGTCCCACTACTGGCCTTCTTTTCCCGACGCGTGGGGCAGGTATCACACACACTCCTCTCTGGTAAAGACCAAGTTTCTCCTTTTAACAAAGCATTAATAGCCTCATTAATATTTTGAGGATGAGGTGGGCAACCTGGGATATAAATATCTACTTTAGCTATTTCATCTATGGCATATACGCGGTCTAACCAGGCTGGCACCTCTGAAGGCAAGGAAGAATAAATAGCATTTAATATCTCTTCCCTTTTCCACATATTGGCCATGGCAGGAATACCACCATTTATGGCACAAGTGCCTAAGGCTACTAATGTTTTACATTTTTCCCTTATTTTTTGAAGAATTTCTTTTTGTTCCTCGGTCCTCACTCCTCCAGAAACAATGGCCACATCTGCCTCAGGTATTTCTACCTGAGTGCCTTCACCAGTTTGACCATAATATTTGTGGTCTATCAAAAAAGGCATGTGAACAAATTCCAATTCTGATAATAAATCAACCAGGTTTTCTCCTATATTTAGGATACTAACCTCACACCCTGCACAGGCATTAAACCATTCTTCTACTACCTTGAGCGCCATCTTTAACCTCCTTTCCTCACAAATTCAACCTCTTTAAAATGGAGATTTTTATAGACTATTCTTAATGACTTGTAAAGTAATTTGATTGCAGGACTTTCCCAGAATTTTTAAAAGCTTTCCGAAAAGAAAGATAAGCTCCTCAAAATAGTAATAACTTTAAAAAAAACGGTCAAATGTAGTAACTGACCTTACGCACATTATAAAAAATCATTTTTTAAGGGTTGCAACCATATAAAATTTGGGTGAGTGCAGTAAGGCACGAAGCTTTCCCTTCTTTTCAAGCATCTTGATAATTTTCTGGGGAGTAAGAGAAAGGAGTTTAGGCATAAGCGCCTACCGTTAAAGTATATTCCAAAGTTTCTTCCTCCGTTGGTATCTCTTCACCATGCTCCTTTAAGCTCTCTATATAACTCAATAGCTTCCTTTGCCATTTCTATCGCTTCTTCTATTGTGTCCCCATAGGTTACACAGCTAGGAAGAGAGGGAACTATCACCGTATAACCGCCCTCAGGTTCTTTTCTAAGCAGGATTCTATAGCTTAATGTTTTCATATTATCACCTCATACAGCATAGTGTATAACGGCTTGCGTGTATCTGAAGTCCGAGCCCATAGGGCGAGGATTTGGGCGAAGGCATAAGCCGAAGCCAGATACCCGCTTGTTAAGTGACTCCGATAGGGGCAAGGTGCGAAGCACCGCAGAGTTACTGGCTTGCCCGATTAACTATTTAATCAGAAAATGATTAAACATTGTCATAAAAAATTTCATCTAGTAATCTTTTCCTATAGGAGATATTCATTATTGCTTCATAAACAATTGGCTCATGAAATCTCTTAAATCCCGATATTTTACTTCGCTCTAATTCGGTCATTACCGCTTGTTTCCAATAACTTTTTAAACTGTCGGAAAACTCGATTCTATTTTTTCTTTCAAACACTACCCAAAGAGCTTCACGGATTTTATTTCTAAAAAAATACCCATCATCTATCTGCACAACTCCATCTTTTGTGTAATCCTCCATCTCATAGTCAAGAGGCATAATTAAACCAATTTTGCCATTATATTCAGGATTCAATACATATCTTTGATTGATGGTAATCGGTATTCTGCCCCTTTTGGTAATGGACATCACAAGTCTTGGATCGTTGCTTTTAAGACTGGTAAACTCGATAAGGTCTTTAGCTAAATCAAAATAGTCATTTATCCATTTTCTATTTGGTGCTAATTTTTTAATACACGTAACCAAACGTTGGTGAGATTCTTTATAGTTTTTTATTATGTTTTGAACACTGGTTCCAACATCATCTACCAACTTTGCCTTAATCGATGTTGACTTTGAGGGTAAACCACCTATGGTATTGTATATCTCATTATAAGAGGGTAATGAGCTAATCGATAATATATACTCATCTAAAGCTTGAGTATTTATTGATTCTGATTTGTCCCATAGATCACGAAACCAATTTTGAAGCTCCACCACTAGTTCCTTTTCTTCAATAAAAACACCCATTTCCACTCGTTCCGTTATTCCTTTCTCTGTAAGATTAGATGAGCCTATGAAGGCCTTACTATTTCCTATAACGACCTTTGCATGGATATCCCTGTAATGATGGATACTCGACGATTTTTCCGAGATAAAATTTTTAATCTTTTGTCTTTCTTTTTTGTTATGAGAACATATCCATTCCTCAACATCTGTAATAAGACGCCAATAATTAGCTAATTTAATGATTCTCTCAAAATATTTCATCCCGATATAAGGACATACTATAGATACATCTTCATTTCTAACGATTGCTGTTATGACTTTGTCAAAAGGGGATTCGCCCCCTCTTGAGCTTTCTTTGTCATGATAAACTAATTGAATTTTATTCATTGTATCCCTTTTTACATTATTGATATGTTCATATAAAGTTATCGTCTATATTCTTTCCATTAGCCTTTTGGGCAAGCCAGTAATTTCACTTATTGTTGATTAAAATTACGCTTTTTAGAATTGACTGCCTTAAATTTGCTTCCATCTATGGCCACAAGTTCTCCACTAAAAAGATCAAGCTTCTTACAAAGTAGGATAAAATCCCTGCCTACCTTCTTTATGGCCTCTTTGTTATCTTTTCTAAAATCAGCAATGGTTTTAAAATCTGGGGCCAATTTTTTGAGTAGCCACATTAGCTCTATATTTCTTTTACATTCTTTTTCTAAACACCGACTGGAACGAATACGATTTAAGTAGCCATAAATATATAGCTTTAATAAATCAGCAGGGTTGTATGAAGGACGCCCTGTGGACTTTAACTTAGCATGTTTAAAACCAAGTCCCTCTAAATCTAAATTATCTACAAAGGCATCTATAAATTGGACAGGATTTTCTTCCTCCCCGCCTGCCTGTCAGCAGACACGGCCGTCGGGCAGGAATGTAATCATCAATGGCTTTTGGAAATAATATCGTCTGTCTTCTGGGGACGCCCTGAATATACTTCATATTTCCCTCTTATCATTTTTTTCTTGCCAAAATGATATCAATATTTTATTATTTTTCAAGGGTTTTCACACAATCTGACGTTTTCGGCATAAGCGAACTTGCGAAGCAAGTTAGGTGGAGCGAAGGGAAACCGCTTATGCTGTATTATCTGACGTCGCATAGCCGAATTATCTGCAGAATCAAATAGCAGCCCGCATCCGCTTTTCAAGTTCAATAAATCTATCTCGATATTGCTGAATTACTGTTCTGGCCTCTTCCAGCTTAGTCAAAACGAAGTCAGGTCTTTCATCTACCTCAGCGTGAAGTTGTGCAAGGTCGTACAGAAGTCGGGCGATGAATTCTCCGGCCACACGCTCAGTTTCCAAGAACGACTCTATAGTTCTACGCAATTCATCAGGATCTCTGAAGGAAAAGAAGCTAACAAACCTCCCTAGAATGCCATCTCTGATTTCACTTCCTGCTGTCCGAAGCGATTCACACAACTGGAAGGCTCTGTACTGGTGCTCCCATTTGTCCATATTATTTAGCTCTATGATCTCGTTTTTAACTTGTTGAAGATTTCCTGCCCTCATTTCTCTAATAATATGACTAATATGCTGCTTAACTGCGGTCAGCAACAAATCGACCATTTCACACGTGTCGCCAATAGATTGCCTCATTTGGTGACGTTGATCTTTAGTAAGCCTTGTCGCTTTACTTACTCCATCTATGAGCTTCTCAAACAAATTGAGAAGTCTGTCCAATTCTGCAATGCTTACTTGAAACTTTTGGGTATTTTGATTTGACATTTTCCGATCCTCCGTATCGCGATGTCAGATAACGTTCCGAGCGTATCTGAAGTTTGCGGTCGAAGACCGCAAATTTGGGCGAAGGTGCATAGCACCGAAGCCAGATCGCTCTGTTATACGCCGTTGCCTCATAGTTTACCCCTACTTTCTTTAACAATACGGACAGTTTTCTCAGTCACGATTATAAAATTATTGACAAGCTTGTCAGAGTAGGACTCTAATACTCGCTGTAATACAGCAATTTTATTCTCAGACCGTTCATCTTCTAATCGCAAAAGGATTACACCTTTGTGTGGTTTTCTCATGCGGAATACAAGTTCGCCAAAATCTTTATCATTGGTAACCAAGATATAGTTCTCAAGATTTGCTTTCTCGATAATGCTCTCATCATCTAATCCCGAGCCTCATCATAAACAGAAAATACATCGTGATGTAATCTTTGCGACCATCTAGCAACTGCAGGACCCGTGCATTCATCAACAAGAAAACGCATGTCTAAACCGCCTCTACCAAAGGCATAAATGTTGTGTCCTCGAGTGTTTCAGAAGCGTACAGCAAACAGGCTAAAATATCTTCCTTTGTTAATCCCTTGTATTCTTGGAGAATTTCATCAATGGTTGCTCCATGTGCTAATAGATTCAAAATGTACTGCACTGTTAACCGCGTGCCTCTAATGACTGGTTTTCCTACCATAATTTTAGGGTTTAACACAATGCGTTCAAGTAATTGCTTTTGCTCCATTTTTCCCTCCTGTTATATTGTACGTCATTCTACTATATAAAGGGCAATGGCGTATAACTTAAAATAATCGAATAGTTCGTTTATCCCCCAAAATGGGAGATAATCCGAACCTATTTCGTTTATCCCTTGCTCTGGAAGAACTTAACTTTCTGCACATAAAGTAGGTTCACTTCTTTGTAATCTCATTTAAACAATTATCATGCTCATTAAAATTTGTAAATAAATTTCTTTATATTGCATTGCATTTTTGTAAGTGTTCACCACCCCGCCTGCCTGCGGGCAGGGGCAGACAGGCCTGCCTGCCGTCAGGCAGGTATCCAAAAATCAATGTGGATTTTGGGATTGAGATAAAAAGTGTGTTATAATACACCTTAAATTTTAAAAATAGGAGATAGACATGTGGCAGCGAAATATTATTATTGACCAAAAGGAATTGAAATCTTTGTTAGAAGAAACAAGGGTTATTGCCATTATTGGTTTAAAAAATGACCCTAATGGACCTAGTTATCAAGTAGCTTCTTATTTGAAAAAGGCAGGCTATAAAATTATTCCCGTTAATCCTAAATTAACTGAAGTATTGGGAGAGAGGGCTTACCCTAATCTAAAAACTATCACTCAACCTGTAGACATTGTAGACATCTTCCGAGCCTCACATCGGGTAAAGGTGCATACTCAAGAGGTGCTAGAACTCAGACCAAAGGCGGCTTGGATGCAAGCGGGGATTGAAAATTGGGAAGTAGCTGAAATTTGGGCTCAGAGCGGGATTAAGGTAGTAATGAATCGCTGCATCATGGCTGAACACGCGGTTTTATTAGGCAGTGAGGAAACGCCTTTTTGTCCTGTATCTTTTCCTAAAAAGGGAGTATAAATGTCTTCTATAGCCATTTTAGGGGCAGGAAGCTGGGGAACCGCCCTAGCCTTATTACTGGCAGAAAAAGGATTAAGGGTAAGACTTTGGGTTCATGGAAAGGAGACATACCAATCTTTAATTGAACACAGAGAAAACATTTATTATCTGCCAGGGGCCAAGTTATCCCCTAATATTTTCCCTACCCAATCTTTTGCGCAGGCATTAGGAGGACAACAGGATATTGTGATGGTGGTGCCTTCTCATGCTTACAGAATGGTACTTAAACAGGCCCTACCTTATCTCCAATCTGATTGCCACATTATCTCGGCTACAAAAGGAATAGAGACTCAGACCTTATTGACTATGTCTGAAGTTACTAAACAGGTATTAAAGGGTTTTTCTTACACCTATACTGTGCTTTCAGGCCCAAGCTTTGCTAAAGAAGTAAGCCAGCATTTTCCTACCGCCGTCACAGTAGCTTCTTCCCAACAGGAAACCGCATTACATACCCAGAAATTGTTTTCCACCCCCTATTTTCGTGCTTATACCCATCATGATGTTTTGGGAGTGGAGCTAGGAGGGGCATTAAAAAATGTCATGGCTATTGCGGCTGGGATTTGCGATGGTTTAGGACTAGGACATAATGCCCGTGCTGCTTTGATTACTAGAGGTCTAGTAGAAATGACGCGCCTGGGGGTGAAGCTAGGGGCTGGATCAAAAACCTTTGCTGGACTTTCAGGACTAGGAGACCTGGTTTTGACTTGCACCAGTTGTTTAAGCCGAAATTACACAGTAGGCAAACGCTTAGGAAAGGGAGAGGGTATTAAAGAAATCCTTTCTTCCATGCGGATGATAGCTGAGGGGATAAAGACTACGCATTCAGCCTATTTTCTATCCCAAAGAGAAAAAATAGAAATGCCCATCACCTCTGAGGTTTATGCCATACTTTATCAAGGGAAATCCCCCTTAGAGGGCCTTAAAGATTTATTGAGTAGAACACTAAAAAGGGAATTTTGGTAATGAAATTTCCCAAATTTAGAAAATGATGCAAAAATTTATCCGTTTCTTAAAACAAAATACCACTAAAGAACAATATGAGGCCATTACTTATACCAAAGGGCCTTTACTAGTCACTGCTGGGGCAGGGAGTGGCAAAACACGAGTAATTACCTTTAAAATAGCTTATCTGATTAAAAAAGGCCTTTCTCCTGACCGCATTCTGGCGGTTACTTTTACTAACAAGGCGGCTAATGAAATGAAGGAGCGGGTTAAGGAATTAACAGGATTTACTCCACCCTGGATCCGGACTTTCCATAGTGCATGTGTAAGGATATTGCGTAAATATGGTCCTGTGATTGGCATTAAACCAGAATTTAAGATAGCTACCGAAACTGACCAAAAAAATATGATAAAGGAGGTAATGAAAGGCCAAAAAGAGAGGGAAAGAAAACGGATGTTGCTTTTAATCACTAATTTAAAGAATAACCATCCTGCCTATGTCTTAAGGCAAGACCACCGGTTTATTCAGCCTATTTGTAGAAAGCTGGCCCTGCAATTGAGGTTGAAGGCAAATGGGGCATATTACTATTATTTGAATTATGAAAAGATAAAGAAAAAATATGAGTATCTTGATTTTGATGATTTGCTTCTTAAATCTCTTGAGCTATTCCAATTTCAACCAGAGGTGAGAAAGAAAGTTCAAAACTATTTTGAGTATATCCTGGTGGATGAATATCAGGACACTAATAATGTTCAAGAACAAATTATTGGACACTTAATGCGAAAAGGGAATATTACGGTAGTGGGAGATGATTATCAAAGCATCTATGGTTTTAGGGGGGCAGTAATCCAAAATTTTTTAGACTTTAAGAAAAAATACCAAGCAAAAACGGTTGTTTTAGGATGTAATTTCAGGTCAGTAAAAACCATTGTGGAGGCCTCAAGTAAACTGATTAAAAACAATTTAGGCCAGGTGCATAAAGACCTATATGCCTACGATAAAACCGAAATCCCAGTTTGTATTAAGTCATTTGAGGACGAATACCAAGAAGCTCAATGTATTCCAGGCATAATTCGGGGATTAGCCGAACACAGAGGTTGTGATTATAAAGATATAGCAGTGCTATACCGAAGTGCGTATATCTCTTATATCTTGCAACATGAATTAATCAAACAAGGCATTCCAGTGATAGTCGTGGGAAATAATTTTTTCTTTAAGAAGAAGGAGATAAAGATTATTATTTTGTTTTTACGGATGGTGTTTCAAAACGATAAATTGGCCTTGATGCAATTTTTAGAAGAGAATTTCTTAAAAGGCTTTGGGAAAAAGGGGTTGGAAAGGCTCAAAAAATACGTTGAAACTTTAAGCACTGTTTTAGATATAGTGAAGGAGACAGAATGTGGAAAGGAGTTTACAAGACAACAAAAAATGACCCTTCGGGCCCTTAAAGAAGGAATAGAAACCGTTAAAAAATATAATAAAAGTGCTGATGCCATTCAGGCCTTTTTAGAAGCCTTCCCGAACGTATTCAGTCGTTATCTAATAGCTATTTCTGATGATAAAGAACAACTACAAGAGCGAAAAAGGAGTGTAAATGAATTTTTATCCTTTGCTAAGTCTCATCAAGACATAAATGGCTTATTGGAGGAAATTGCCCTTTTAACAGACAAAGTGGCCAACGTAAATGAGAAAGATGCCGTGCATCTGATGACTGTTCATCAAGCCAAAGGATTAGAATGGAAGGCAGTGATTGTGCTTGGGGCTGAAGAAGAAATCTTTCCTACCAGACATGCCTTAACTCCAGCAAAAATTGAAGAAGAAAGAAGGCTTTTTTATGTAGCCATCACCAGGGCTAAAAAATATCTATTAATCACCCATGCATTTTGGCGCAATAACTGGGACAATGCACTAAAAATCTCTCGATTTGTAAAAGAAATCCCTAGAGAATGCGTGATAGAGGATGGGCTATAGCCTCCTAAAAAATTACCATTAATAATTTTGCCCTTGCCAGGTTTTTTCCTTTTCAATAATATGAATGACTTGCCAATGTCTTTGTTTTAGACTCTGGGCAATAAAACGCCGATGACACCGCCACGGAAATCTTTCTGCACAGGTAATCACAGAAACTCTCTCCTGAGCTATCTTCTCCAATTTTTCTATCGCCTTCAAATAAGTTTCTGTCTTCATATAAGCTTCATAACCACCCTTTCTATATCCACCCAATTCCTTGCCCAAATAACAATATTTAATACCTTGCTGCGTGAGAATATCAAATAATTTTTCTCTTTTAAAATGGGGCAATCTAC contains these protein-coding regions:
- a CDS encoding CoA-binding protein gives rise to the protein MWQRNIIIDQKELKSLLEETRVIAIIGLKNDPNGPSYQVASYLKKAGYKIIPVNPKLTEVLGERAYPNLKTITQPVDIVDIFRASHRVKVHTQEVLELRPKAAWMQAGIENWEVAEIWAQSGIKVVMNRCIMAEHAVLLGSEETPFCPVSFPKKGV
- a CDS encoding DUF488 family protein, which translates into the protein MVIYTIGSSVRSIEEFLEILEIYGIKCVIDVRRFPTSRLPHFKREKLFDILTQQGIKYCYLGKELGGYRKGGYEAYMKTETYLKAIEKLEKIAQERVSVITCAERFPWRCHRRFIAQSLKQRHWQVIHIIEKEKTWQGQNY
- a CDS encoding ATP-dependent helicase, encoding MMQKFIRFLKQNTTKEQYEAITYTKGPLLVTAGAGSGKTRVITFKIAYLIKKGLSPDRILAVTFTNKAANEMKERVKELTGFTPPWIRTFHSACVRILRKYGPVIGIKPEFKIATETDQKNMIKEVMKGQKERERKRMLLLITNLKNNHPAYVLRQDHRFIQPICRKLALQLRLKANGAYYYYLNYEKIKKKYEYLDFDDLLLKSLELFQFQPEVRKKVQNYFEYILVDEYQDTNNVQEQIIGHLMRKGNITVVGDDYQSIYGFRGAVIQNFLDFKKKYQAKTVVLGCNFRSVKTIVEASSKLIKNNLGQVHKDLYAYDKTEIPVCIKSFEDEYQEAQCIPGIIRGLAEHRGCDYKDIAVLYRSAYISYILQHELIKQGIPVIVVGNNFFFKKKEIKIIILFLRMVFQNDKLALMQFLEENFLKGFGKKGLERLKKYVETLSTVLDIVKETECGKEFTRQQKMTLRALKEGIETVKKYNKSADAIQAFLEAFPNVFSRYLIAISDDKEQLQERKRSVNEFLSFAKSHQDINGLLEEIALLTDKVANVNEKDAVHLMTVHQAKGLEWKAVIVLGAEEEIFPTRHALTPAKIEEERRLFYVAITRAKKYLLITHAFWRNNWDNALKISRFVKEIPRECVIEDGL
- a CDS encoding NAD(P)H-dependent glycerol-3-phosphate dehydrogenase, with the protein product MSSIAILGAGSWGTALALLLAEKGLRVRLWVHGKETYQSLIEHRENIYYLPGAKLSPNIFPTQSFAQALGGQQDIVMVVPSHAYRMVLKQALPYLQSDCHIISATKGIETQTLLTMSEVTKQVLKGFSYTYTVLSGPSFAKEVSQHFPTAVTVASSQQETALHTQKLFSTPYFRAYTHHDVLGVELGGALKNVMAIAAGICDGLGLGHNARAALITRGLVEMTRLGVKLGAGSKTFAGLSGLGDLVLTCTSCLSRNYTVGKRLGKGEGIKEILSSMRMIAEGIKTTHSAYFLSQREKIEMPITSEVYAILYQGKSPLEGLKDLLSRTLKREFW
- a CDS encoding DUF5615 family PIN-like protein, translating into MVTNDKDFGELVFRMRKPHKGVILLRLEDERSENKIAVLQRVLESYSDKLVNNFIIVTEKTVRIVKESRGKL
- a CDS encoding DUF433 domain-containing protein, with the translated sequence MEQKQLLERIVLNPKIMVGKPVIRGTRLTVQYILNLLAHGATIDEILQEYKGLTKEDILACLLYASETLEDTTFMPLVEAV
- a CDS encoding phospholipase D-like domain-containing protein, which translates into the protein MNKIQLVYHDKESSRGGESPFDKVITAIVRNEDVSIVCPYIGMKYFERIIKLANYWRLITDVEEWICSHNKKERQKIKNFISEKSSSIHHYRDIHAKVVIGNSKAFIGSSNLTEKGITERVEMGVFIEEKELVVELQNWFRDLWDKSESINTQALDEYILSISSLPSYNEIYNTIGGLPSKSTSIKAKLVDDVGTSVQNIIKNYKESHQRLVTCIKKLAPNRKWINDYFDLAKDLIEFTSLKSNDPRLVMSITKRGRIPITINQRYVLNPEYNGKIGLIMPLDYEMEDYTKDGVVQIDDGYFFRNKIREALWVVFERKNRIEFSDSLKSYWKQAVMTELERSKISGFKRFHEPIVYEAIMNISYRKRLLDEIFYDNV
- a CDS encoding methyl viologen-reducing hydrogenase, producing MALKVVEEWFNACAGCEVSILNIGENLVDLLSELEFVHMPFLIDHKYYGQTGEGTQVEIPEADVAIVSGGVRTEEQKEILQKIREKCKTLVALGTCAINGGIPAMANMWKREEILNAIYSSLPSEVPAWLDRVYAIDEIAKVDIYIPGCPPHPQNINEAINALLKGETWSLPERSVCDTCPTRREKKASSGTTKRFFENLTFSPEESLDTMRCVMEQGFICLGPVTRAGCRGDSDAPRCIRARVGCRGCFGPIRKGAKPMVDMMSAWSSIGLSPQGVPDRRALLNRFIGAHNNLRPLPKR